One Mycobacterium marseillense DNA window includes the following coding sequences:
- the pheS gene encoding phenylalanine--tRNA ligase subunit alpha, producing MGEQPVDLSPEALTEAVNAARQAFTRAGDLDALARAKTEHLGDRSPLALARQALGSVPKDQRADAGKRVNAARGEAQQGYDERLAALRAERDAAVLVAERIDVTLPSTRQPTGARHPITILAENIADTFIAMGWEVADGPEVETEQFNFDALNFPADHPARSEQDTFYIAPEDSRQLLRTHTSPVQVRTLLARELPVYIVSIGRTFRTDELDATHTPVFHQVEGLAVDRGLSMAHLRGTLDAFARAQFGPEARTRIRPHFFPFTEPSAEVDVWFVGKKGGPGWVEWGGCGMVHPNVLRAAGIDPEEYSGFAFGMGLERTLQFRNGIPDMRDMVEGDVRFSLPFGVGA from the coding sequence GTGGGTGAGCAACCCGTCGACCTGTCGCCCGAAGCCTTGACCGAGGCGGTCAACGCCGCCCGGCAGGCGTTCACGCGGGCCGGCGACCTCGATGCCCTGGCGCGCGCCAAGACCGAGCACCTCGGTGACCGCTCGCCGCTGGCGCTGGCGCGCCAGGCGCTGGGCAGCGTTCCCAAAGACCAACGTGCCGACGCCGGCAAGCGGGTCAACGCCGCGCGGGGCGAGGCCCAGCAGGGGTACGACGAACGCCTCGCCGCCCTGCGCGCCGAACGCGACGCCGCGGTGCTGGTCGCCGAGCGCATCGACGTCACGCTGCCGTCGACGCGGCAGCCGACCGGGGCGCGGCACCCGATCACGATCCTGGCCGAAAACATCGCCGACACCTTCATCGCGATGGGTTGGGAAGTGGCCGACGGCCCCGAGGTCGAGACCGAGCAGTTCAACTTCGACGCGCTCAATTTCCCCGCCGACCACCCCGCGCGCAGCGAGCAGGACACCTTTTACATCGCGCCGGAGGACTCCCGCCAGCTGCTGCGCACCCACACCTCGCCGGTGCAGGTGCGCACGCTGCTGGCGCGCGAGTTGCCCGTCTACATCGTCTCGATCGGCCGCACGTTCCGCACCGACGAGCTCGACGCCACCCACACCCCGGTCTTCCACCAGGTCGAGGGCCTGGCGGTGGACCGCGGCCTGTCCATGGCACACCTGCGGGGCACGCTGGATGCGTTCGCGCGCGCCCAGTTCGGTCCCGAGGCGCGCACCCGCATCCGCCCGCACTTCTTCCCCTTCACCGAGCCCTCCGCCGAGGTCGACGTGTGGTTCGTCGGCAAGAAGGGCGGCCCCGGCTGGGTGGAGTGGGGCGGCTGCGGGATGGTGCACCCAAACGTGTTGCGGGCGGCCGGAATTGATCCCGAGGAATACTCCGGCTTCGCGTTCGGCATGGGCCTGGAGCGGACGCTGCAGTTCCGCAACGGGATTCCGGACATGCGTGACATGGTCGAGGGCGACGTCCGGTTCTCGCTGCCGTTCGGGGTCGGTGCCTGA